In Phragmites australis chromosome 24, lpPhrAust1.1, whole genome shotgun sequence, the following are encoded in one genomic region:
- the LOC133907341 gene encoding silicon efflux transporter LSI2-like: protein MALASTEKVVLGCVAFGIFWVLAVFPSVPFMPVGRTAGSLLGAMLMVLFRVMTPEEAYAAVDLPILGLLFGTMVVSIFLERADMFKYLGSALAWRSRGSKDLLFRVCLVSAVASALFTNDTCCVVLTEFILKLARQNNLPPQPFLLALASSSNIGSAATPIGNPQNLVIAVQSGISFGQFLIGVFPAMIVGVITNTCILLCYFWKYLSVPEKDQEGGRAAGPEVVADDEVTSHRFTPARMSHSSSVNGADADCISEPIRRSDSLNRADTLSLRSRSYNSEGDIQVAIRSKRASSMSQEMVEVSTVCDRRDDGVGPRKITRTTSHQRSVIIEDAPEANANGVDGEKGKDGDDAKEKRWKVLVWKSAVYLTTLGMLVALLMGLNMSWSAITAALVLLALDFTDAQACLEKVSYSLLIFFCGMFITVDGFNKTGIPNALWELVEPHSRIDSAKGTALLAVVILVLSNVASNVPTVLLLGSRVAASAAAISPASEKKAWLILAWVSTVAGNLTLLGSAANLIVCEQARRAQFFGYNLTFWSHLRFGVPSTIIVTAIGLLIVVSY from the exons ATGGCGCTGGCGAGCACGGAGAAGGTGGTGCTGGGATGCGTGGCGTTCGGCATCTTCTGGGTGCTGGCCGTGTTCCCCTCGGTGCCCTTCATGCCCGTGGGCCGGACGGCTGGGTCCCTCTTGGGCGCCATGCTCATGGTGCTCTTCCGCGTCATGACCCCCGAGGAGGCCTACGCCGCAGTGGACCTTCCCATCCTTGGCCTCCTCTTCGGCACCATGGTCGTCAGCATCTTCCTCGAGCGCGCCGACATGTTCAAGTACCTCGGCAGCGCGCTCGCCTGGCGGAGCCGCGGAAGCAAGGACCTGCTCTTCCGCGTCTGCCtcgtctccgccgtcgccagcGCGCTCTTCACCAACGACACCTGCTGCGTCGTGCTCACCGAGTTCATCCTCAAGCTGGCGCGCCAGAACAACCTGCCGCCGCAGCCGTTCCTGCTCGCGCTGGCGTCCAGCTCCAACATCGGGTCCGCCGCCACGCCCATCGGCAACCCGCAGAACCTCGTCATCGCCGTCCAGAGCGGCATCTCGTTCGGCCAGTTCCTGATCGGCGTCTTCCCGGCCATGATCGTCGGCGTCATTACCAACACATGCATCCTGCTCTGCTACTTCTGGAAGTACCTCTCCGTGCCGGAGAAGGACCAGGAGGGTGGGCGGGCCGCGGGTCCTGAGGTCGTCGCCGACGACGAGGTCACCTCGCACCGGTTCACACCGGCCAGGATGTCGCACTCCTCGTCCGTCAACGGCGCCGACGCCGACTGCATCAGCGAGCCCATCCGCCGGAGCGACAGCTTGAACAGGGCTGACACCCTGAGCCTGAGGAGCCGGAGCTACAACTCCGAGGGCGACATCCAGGTGGCCATCAGGTCGAAGCGCGCGTCGAGCATGTCGCAGGAAATGGTGGAGGTGTCCACCGTCTGCGACAGGCGCGACGACGGCGTGGGCCCGAGGAAGATCACCAGGACGACCAGCCACCAGCGGAGCGTCATCATAGAGGACGCGCCCGAGGCCAACGCCAATGGCGTCGACGGCGAGAAGGGGAAGGACGGAGATGACGCCAAGGAGAAGAGATGGAAGGTACTCGTGTGGAAGAGTGCTGTCTATCTCACGACACTTGGGATGCTCGTCGCGCTTCTCATGGGGCTCAACATGTCCTGGTCTGCCATCACTGCTGCTCTTGTCCTCCTGGCACTTGATTTCACTGATGCACAGGCTTGCCTGGAGAAG GTATCATACTCATTGTTGATCTTCTTCTGTGGGATGTTCATAACGGTTGACGGCTTCAACAAGACCGGCATACCGAATGCGCTCTGGGAGCTGGTGGAACCGCACTCGAGAATCGACAGCGCCAAAGGCACTGCACTTCTCGCGGTCGTGATTCTTGTACTTTCAAATGTGGCATCAAATGTTCCAACAG ttctaCTGCTCGGGTCAAGAGTGGCAGCATCAGCAGCTGCGATCTCCCCTGCTTCAGAGAAGAAAGCCTGGCTTATACTAGCCTGGGTGAGCACAGTGGCTGGCAACCTGACCCTCCTCGGCTCAGCTGCGAACTTGATCGTCTGCGAGCAGGCGCGGCGGGCGCAGTTCTTCGGGTACAACCTCACCTTCTGGAGCCACCTCCGCTTCGGCGTGCCGTCGACCATCATCGTCACCGCGATCGGCCTGCTCATCGTCGTCAGTTACTGA
- the LOC133907930 gene encoding glycine-rich cell wall structural protein 2-like, protein MATKHLALAILVLLSIGMAAGAQTRKLGYGPGGGGGGGGSGGGGGYGGSGYGSGSGYGEGGGSGGAAGGYGHGGGGGGGGGEGGSAGGSGYGSGQGSGYGAGSGSAGGYGSGGGGGGGGGQGGGAGYGHGGGEGYGSGSGYGGGASGGGGGHGGGGGGGQGGGSGSGSGYGSGYGSGGGYGQGGAYAGGHGGGGGGGGGQGGGFGSGSGSGYGGGSGN, encoded by the coding sequence ATGGCGACCAAACATCTGGCTCTTGCCATCCTTGTCCTCCTGAGTATAGGCATGGCTGCCGGCGCCCAAACACGAAAGCTGGGTTACGGTcctggcggaggcggcggcggtggcggtagcggtggaggtggtggctaCGGTGGATCAGGGTATGGGTCTGGGTCTGGGTATGGtgagggaggtggcagtggaGGTGCTGCTGGTGGGTATGGacacggtggtggtggtggaggcggcggcggcgagggtggcAGTGCGGGTGGATCTGGGTACGGGTCTGGGCAAGGCTCTGGTTATGGGGCTGGAAGTGGTAGTGCTGGTGGCTATGGtagtggtggaggtggcggaggcggtggtggccAAGGTGGTGGTGCGGGCTATGGTCATGGTGGCGGCGAGGGCTATGGCTCGGGCTCAGGCTATGGAGGTGGCGCTagcggtggtggaggtgggcacggtggtggcggcggcggtggccaagGCGGTGGGTCTGGCAGCGGCTCAGGCTATGGCTCAGGATACGGGTCTGGTGGTGGGTACGGACAAGGTGGTGCTTACGCTGGAgggcatggcggcggcggcggcggtggcggcggccaagGTGGAGGATTTGGCTCTGGCTCTGGCTCTGGATACGGCGGTGGCAGCGGCAACTGA